The genomic segment CTTACTTGTCTACGGAATAAAAGATGGTGGTCAATTTCAGAGGGTTGTCCATTACTTGTAATTTGCTTCCATCTTATCTTCATCGtacttttcccctgttttgtcaCTTTGTACCCCTTTTAGGGGttaaaagaaaactctaaaattaCGTCAtgagtaaaatataaaataaagtaagaAAAGCTTGAAATCTTTAAAAATCAATGTATATAAGCTGGTAAAGGAAGCAATAGCCTTGTCATCCCTCAAAAGAAACAGCCATATCATTTATGTTTAACTAGTTTCactcaaaaaaaattatgtttataaatcaccaattgttatttttttctacaagaaaaaattaaaaatattatttttataaatttcaatattttttaaccGGGCTTGGAAGATGGCTTTTAAAAAGATGTGGACATGACATCAATATCAGAGCCATTAACTGATCAAATCACAACCCATTTTTTTATCCTCTTGCTTGCTTAGGCAAGTGACtcatttactaaaatattaaaaaagatttttttatagtaatatttttagattttataattaaatttaaataaaaaggcTTTTTATTATCAAATACTGATTTCCTttcaaatttgtgaaatttttgtcCATGGCCTAGCCATTAACCAGGTCTAATATGTGTGctcaatttttaaatgtttttatcatatatttgataaacgaaaaaaactcaaaataactTATAAGATtacaatttttctttaaaattctcgaaagagataattatatttattatggattaatttgaaattaCTGTTGAGTTAAGAAatgcttttgaaaattttgatttgaaacaagtgtttttaaaaaatgttgTGGAAAAAGTATAATTTGTTAAGTTAAGTGTTTGACATTATTGTAAAAAAGTAagatgaaaagttaaaatatccattttacacataatgttgaaaattaaaaataaattaatatagataatatttaaatgatttaatataattctacataatatatatctaaatattttttaatgatcaataaattatttgtaaatatagttaacatgaaatatttttaaaattttgattataataataaataatatttaaataatttaatattaattaattaattaattaatctaaaattttaaatacattctaaataagtaatataaataagattttttgataatttgcatttcaaaacacaaaagtaaaaaaataaaaaacacctaAACTCTAGCTTTTATGTTTCGATTGAAAAGCACTTTTTCACTATTCTTTGAACCCCAAAGTCAAGTATTTGGCATTGTTTTTAGGGTGGAAAAGTGCTTTTCCAACCCTGGAGCATTCTCGAATAaggtttatatttaatattttgattgaattGGTGTTGCTCACCAAGTGAGTTCCAACTCAGTCCTAAAGTTACTAAAAACTCTTTACATTTGCAACATAATAGATATTAAGttgaagataaatttatctttttacaTAAAATCTAGATAAATACTGGCCTACGGTGATATTCGAGTCTAATAAATTATGATCTTTAAtaaattcacttatttatttgttatatcaaattttattaaatttgttatttatcATTTCAATGAAAGTCATATTTAATTGttatatcaatttttattaaattttttacataaattttcacTTATATCATAAATGAATGTATCATAATttgaataatgataaaataaaaaactataagCTACAAGTAAGAAACATACCTTATGATTGGCAATGTCTTTGGGGAGGTCCATATTTAAAAAGCAACCTTGAGGATAAGTATTGTTCTTGATCTCAGCTATTATTCCACTTATTATTGGCAAGCAAGCCTTTGCAGCAGCTTCATACTCATAATTCATCTTAGTCTTGCTTCCAGCCTCAACCCTTGAGTAACCAGAATTCAGTTAAAAGAATAACATGGGAGAggagagaaggaagaaaaagaaaagaaaattgattttaattaaaattttgcctCGTGTAATAATTCAATTGGTCgttcaaatatttttaacacagaaaaatagttgaattaaaaattatttacagTTTAGGtatcattttttataaaaaaaaataggaacctaaatgaaaaaaaatcctaTAATTTAGaggtaaaattttcatttaagtcattattTTTTTACACATGTTTAATAATCGAAACTGAAAATAATCCgataaaatttttctataataaaGTGTAGAATATGATAGGCCGATATgaattatttatcatttaatggaatatattttcaattacttcgattttattttatttattttaatattatattatcctataaaaaactttaaatttaaaatttgacttttttataataaagtaaaatgtttaaaaattaaatatggaatgtagaatatttttttttataatttaaaatgtatattcaAACAATCTAGTTTTATTACTTAATTGATTAAGTAATgtatcaaacataatttataacttaaattcagcacttaattttttaacatttattttatttagcatgtaattttttagttgatcaaacaacaCTTTAATTTCTCAGTTTATCAAAAAAcacctaaaattttaatactttaactttaccatttcaatcaaaatattatttgcttttatattaatttattaatatattattatacaatTTTGTACCATAATTTAATAGTAATTTAAATAGTATTAgtttaaatcaattcaaattaaaGAACATAACTTGCAAGACTGAACGGATGACTCTTTTAGCCGTAAACATTTATGAGAGGCATTTTGAGCAGCGAAGGCTTAATTCCTCTACATCAAAAGCTAAACCTATAAGATCTTTTTCATAATGATAGAGGGACAAAAGTTTGTCCAGGATTCAAATTGCGGAAGTATTTTTAGTTGCAGTCatgaattttgttttcttttcataatcaattgtaaataaaataattataatcatttttattataatattttgtttataaaaaataatttatttttaaaatataatttaaatctaTATCTTGATTTTGATGgctataatttattatttaaagggCTAATATTTGATGTGATTTTCTATATATGATCACACATCATCATAGAAATAATATTCGCTTAAGAAGCACCCAAATCTATGTTTTGTTAATTGTTacaacaacaataataccaaTTGAATTAATGATCAATCAATAATATTAATCATTATTTAAATCTCTAGTTATAAATAGTTTAACCAATATTTCATCAAtcaaaaatcaaatttattaatattccAGCCAAgtattgagtttaaaaaaaattaagcgataaatattaaattatatataaaatttgatttaatgcatAATATTATATACGAAATTTAATTTCgtataattaaatacaaaaattttaattttaatttaattttcatatttcactaACACATTATTATGTGGCATATTTTCGATTATGTTAATTGAAAATTGCTAATATGATTCTTTATTAAGCTAAAAGTCAAacgattaaatttaaattatttccaagttgctataatgataaaaaatttgtACTTTGTTAAcctaaaaataatttgtttttcaaagtgaaaataatttaaattttttcatttgttttttaatttaataaaatattatattaacaatttttgcatatttaaaagaaaataatgttaCATAGATAATATTGTTAGTAttatgtgaaaattgaattaaaattaatatttgattcTTATCAAATTTTGTGtatgatatattatattaaaaatcgtgtagaaatttaaaatttattcttaattaacaaaaagaaaaaatatttttaccttAGCATCTTCTCGAATTCCTCCAAACTAAGACCACCATAACTACAAGaggaaaaaagataaaaataaaataccactgataaaagtaaatattaatttagagTATATGGAGGAacataaatggaaaaaaaaatgaaggatTTAACTAGTTATTTCAACGCAATGTTAAAGTTATTATTTGaccatattataaaaaaaaattattatttgaccataattgttttctttaaaaatccCATATACTTAAAAcgcaaattattaatatttattttcaatagttACAAATAatgttgaaataaaattattaggaTTTTTTTGAGGTCCAGTGGCGTATTTAGGGCTGGCAGAGGCCCGAcctccctaaaatggaaaattattcatttaggctctttaaaaaaatttaaaattttaaattaataaaagtaaaattgcacctggccccctaaaaataatacaaatttggtttaatcctttaaaaattataaagatataaactattaaaaattaaaatttaatttcgaccctctAAACAaaatttctggcttcgcccctattGAGgtcatttatattttttgtttaatttaataataaagtatCGTGCTATTATTTACTGATAATGCATAAGACTTATGCATAGACAATACATCAAATAGTATTccatgttaaaaatatatatcaaatatgaattaaatacactccattgaattaaattttaaattggaaggGAAATTGCATTGTAGTggaaaaatagtgaaaaatattCATGCATACCAATCGTAGGATATGGAGATAGCTGGAACGCCATTTAAGAATGCTTCTCGAGCACCGGCAGTGGTACCAGAATAAACACTGCAGTTTTATTGATAGATAGGATTTAAGtattttcatgataaaaatctGTAGCAAACCCAGCTTAACTTGGTCCAACTCTTGTAccgaaaacataaataaataaataaaaatacacttGATCATATGAATTTATCATATATTACTTACGTGTGATAACCACAATTGCTGCCCTGATTGATGCCACTGATAACCTGTTCAACATATATGGTTATCGTATTCATGTTAAAACGTGTTTAATATTATCTAAGGGAAGTGCCAGCCTACCAGGTCAGGAACTGAAGGAAACAGCACCGAGGAGACTCCCAAAGAAGCACAATCTGCCGGAGTTCCTAACCCCCCAAAAGAAAACATTATACGCATAAGGAAgcataaatctattaaaatatgaAGTAGAATTCATGGGATGAAGCATCGAAATTACCAGAAGTCTTGAAAGCAGTGGCTCCATCCATTTCAACTTTCTCCACACGAAGTGGTTGACGCCATGTAATACTATGACTAACAGCTGACATTTCCCTACAATTAGCACAtactatttttcattttcctaaaATACTCGTATATCCAAAACTCAACAATCTTAAAGCAAATCAAGGTTAAACCTAGAAGAAACATTTCGTGTTTTTACGTACAGCTGAGGAGCGCAAACAAGAACGTTGAATCGATGAGTGGAAACGAGGACGCTAACCAAAGCTTTCAAGCCAGGTGCCTGGATTCCATCGTCGTTGGTCACCAAGATTGTTCCCTTCTCGCCTTTGCTCTTTGAATCAGTTACATTTtccatctctttttcttttgtatgtTATTTGTGTTCGCTTCTTTCACAATTTATAGGCAATGTGCTTTTTCTCTTTAATAAAATTCCCGCTATCCACTTAGGCGGAGCCTCATAGGAGCCAGGCAGTCGAAATTAATTAGTTGTATACGGTTACCACAGTCCTATCTATGCCCTACATTAAatgtaaatccctaaaaaggcTAAGAATGCTGAGTTTGGAATTTAGAAGTAATCTCCGTTTGTCATCTAATTGATGTTTTATGCTACAATGTTGAGGGTAGTTGTGGGAATATCAAAGCCATCAACCTTTACATCAGGTTTGGTTGGGAGAATAGAATAAGAttgtaatgaaataaaaataaagctgtaatagtaattcaattgtttggttgaatggaatgaaataGAGCTGTAACAACATTTTTGTGTTTGATTGAATAGAATAGATATtataatagcataaggaaaaagaTTTATacgaccagaatacccttagtagaatttttttaggtagatgattattcttattgttattaaattataataggattattattaaatataatttaataataaataatttaatcatattttcatataattattattaaatacaatttaataaaataataattttcattttttatttacataattttttatataaaatttcttGTGTTATAATCTAAAATTGATGAATTGTATTAAACacaaagtttttattaaaaaaataaataggcaCAAAGCATCGAAAAGAAAAAGtgcatcttttttatttttccactcATCCATTAGTATTAGGATCATTGAAACATTTGTATAAATAGTTTGAAATTTGGTACCAACATAATAAAACTATATAAAtagtctaaattttttatttttctactcATCCATTGGTATTAGGATTACTGAAGCATCAAAAACAAAAAGGCACAAACATTTTATTTCCAAATATTCAACACTTGGAATCCCTTTTCAAAAAGGTAACCTCCTTTATAGAAGAAGAGCCTTCATCAACCAATTGTTCACAGCCTTCAATGCTTAATTCACATAGAGACGAAAAACTTAAAATTGAAAGTACCAGCCTTCTATAGTCATAGATTACAAGTTTCTGCAAGGATTGAAGGATGGTTGGCAACCTTACCAACAATAAATGACATCTTTTAATTGAAAGTTTACAAAGGTTGGGAAATTTCAATACTTACACATCATCTTCACATAGGTCCAACTTTTCCCAATTCAACATATTGTCAAAACAAAGAGACTCTAATGATGCAAAAGCATTTGATTGATTTTCTCCAAACAACTTAGCACCAATCTTGTGTACTTGATCCAAACCACTAATTGAAAGATCTTTTAGCAACAACCTTCCAATCGATGGTAAAGATTTGTAATTTTTACCGGTACAAAGCTCCAATGACAACATATTTTTGAAGGAAGAATCTACAATCCAAGTAGAGAATTTCGCACCACCATAATTCTCAATGAATGGTTGCTCAAGTTTTTTCGAAGGATGAAGAGAGTCTAGCACCCATTCTTCAACTTTTTTTCCTTGTATCTGTCTTAAAGTCCCAACCCTATTCAAATACCAATCGTTCAATCCCCTGCTTCTCTTTTAACTTGGCTTCCCCTAAATTTTCACCATTAACATTCTCCAACCCAAAAAGACAAATATCATATTTAAggtttgataaaattttcaaaatctctaATATGACTGATAACTCTTGAaaggagttatatttcatgcccttAGTCTAGGTCAATTGCCAATACATAAGTGTTGTTAGTTGAATTTTAGGATATTGCATTGGCACTTTTAAAGCCTTGCATTGAAGAGCTTGAATTGCGTTTAATTGTGATTACATGTTGCTTTTAACTGCTTGTGGGAAGGATTTGTTTGGCGATTGTTTGGCAGGTGTAGAGTGTAGAGCAAAGGTTGACGGTTTCCCGTGGCAAAGTATGGACAGTTTGCTAACACAAATGCCTTGGTAATGCCGGAAAGATGCCTAGTCAGCACTTAAAGTGTACCGCTCTTGGCCCCACATGTATGTGTACCCGATATATCTACCTGGAAAATAGAAGAAGGATCGTGGGCTGATGGACCTACCTTAGAAGGTGAAACTTATAAAAGCCAAGCAGGGAACCCTAATTAAGGGGCAACATTTAGATGAAACAGAGCAACCTTGAGCAGCTGAAAACAGACTGGGACAACAACCTTGGATGAAATAGAAAATATCGGGTAGGGGCCAAGAACAATGGCAACAAAAGAAGGAGAAAACATTTGCAATCATCTTTGGCAACTGCAAGATATTGAGCTGCCTGTGTTGAGAGCTAGATAGGCGAAAGTTGTCATCTCAGGTTTCCTCCTTTGTTTCTTATCGTGCTTTTTTTCTTTAAAGCTTTTTTGTTATTGATGATGTTGGTTATTGTATTAAACTCAAACTTGATTTGCCCaaccatgagctaaatctcttaGGCTCGAGATTACTTTGATGAAACCTTTATTTCTATTAATGTTTAAAGTTTAAGTTTGGTTTGttttactattttattcaatGGTATTTCATGTTATACACAGCCTGTACATTGACAAATGCGCGAAAGGTTTACAAGGATAACTTAATTCCAATAGGGCTAGGTTAACTAGATAGGAG from the Gossypium hirsutum isolate 1008001.06 chromosome D09, Gossypium_hirsutum_v2.1, whole genome shotgun sequence genome contains:
- the LOC107891934 gene encoding 5'-nucleotidase SurE isoform X2 is translated as MENVTDSKSKGEKGTILVTNDDGIQAPGLKALVSVLVSTHRFNVLVCAPQLEMSAVSHSITWRQPLRVEKVEMDGATAFKTSGTPADCASLGVSSVLFPSVPDLVISGINQGSNCGYHTVYSGTTAGAREAFLNGVPAISISYDCYGGLSLEEFEKMLRVEAGSKTKMNYEYEAAAKACLPIISGIIAEIKNNTYPQGCFLNMDLPKDIANHKGYKVTKQGKSTMKIRWKQITSNGQPSEIDHHLLFRRQISITPLGILTHPDKDCKAYFEDWLPNLIQQHQSHNPLLD
- the LOC107891934 gene encoding 5'-nucleotidase SurE isoform X1: MENVTDSKSKGEKGTILVTNDDGIQAPGLKALVSVLVSTHRFNVLVCAPQLEMSAVSHSITWRQPLRVEKVEMDGATAFKTSGTPADCASLGVSSVLFPSVPDLVISGINQGSNCGYHTVYSGTTAGAREAFLNGVPAISISYDCYGGLSLEEFEKMLRVEAGSKTKMNYEYEAAAKACLPIISGIIAEIKNNTYPQGCFLNMDLPKDIANHKGYKVTKQGKSTMKIRWKQITSNGQPSEIDHHLLFRRQLSGFQVDIDESDHKSLQEGYISITPLGILTHPDKDCKAYFEDWLPNLIQQHQSHNPLLD